The genomic window ACACCATGGCCAAGAAGGCGCAGATCAAGACGCAGAAGACGAAAGTCTCGGTCGCCGAGTTCATCGCAGGCGTGGAGGATGAGCAGAAGCGCGCGGACGCCAAGGCGATCGACAAGATGCTGCGCGAGATCACCGGCGAAAAGCCCGCCATGTGGGGGCCGTCGATCATCGGCTATGGTAAGTACAAAAATAGCAATACCTTGGGCGAAGCGGATTGGCCGAAGATCGGTTTCTCGCCGCGCAAGGGCAACACCGTGCTCTACATGATGCCGGATTTTCTGGCGTCTGATCCGCTGATGAAGAAGCTCGGCAAGTGCAAGCTCGGCAAGAGCTGCCTCTACATCAACAAGCTCGCCGACGTGGACCCGAAAGTGCTGCGCGAACTGGCGGCGCGCTCCTGGGAGGCGATGACGCAGAAGTACGGCTAGACAAGCCGGACTCCAGGGCGCGCATCGAGGAGGATGGCACGGTGGCGCCGCGCCGCAGCCTCTCAAGGGGACTGAACGCTAGCAATCATCCCATTGGGCGCTCACGTAACCCATGTTGTGATTGGAGCACCAGAACTTGCTGTAGTTCGCGCAGTTGCCGTACGTGATTTTCTTGAACGGGCCATGCCACTTCTGGTCGGAGCACTTGGCGTAGCAGCATGCGGCTTCGGCCGTCACCGGATCAGGCTCCTCCAGGGACTGTTGCGGCTCCTGCATGTCCAGGGGCTCCGGTTCCATGCCGCCGCAGCCAGCTACCAGAAGCGTACCCAGCAACACCAGACCGAAACCCTTGAATGCATTGTTCATGATGGATTCCATGGACTAACACCCCTTCCAACCGTGGCTCGCGTAATTTCCGTGTTTGTGAGCGGGGCAATAGTATTTGCCATACGCTTTGCAGTTATCGAACTTGACGCTGGGGAACGGTC from Stigmatella erecta includes these protein-coding regions:
- a CDS encoding DUF1801 domain-containing protein codes for the protein MAKKAQIKTQKTKVSVAEFIAGVEDEQKRADAKAIDKMLREITGEKPAMWGPSIIGYGKYKNSNTLGEADWPKIGFSPRKGNTVLYMMPDFLASDPLMKKLGKCKLGKSCLYINKLADVDPKVLRELAARSWEAMTQKYG